DNA sequence from the Amycolatopsis sp. Hca4 genome:
ACGGCGCCCGGGGCTCGCGCGCCGTGGCGGGCCACCGTGATCAGCCACCTCGCCTCGGGATCGGCCAGGTGCACCAGCACCTTCCCGGCGCCCGGCCACCACGGGGCGGTGACCGTCGCCAGCACGCCGAGCACCGTCGCCGGGGCCACGACGGGTGCGGCGAGGACGTTGGTCAGGACCGAGACCAGGCTCACCGAGCCCGCCATGCCCGCCAGGACGGGCGCCGTCACCAGGAAGGCCGCCAGTGGGATCGCCAGCCCTTCGGCGAACCCCGGCGGCACCCCGCGGCGGACCAGGGCGTCGGCCCAGCGGGGCGCGAGCAGGACCAGCCCGCCGGTCGCGCAGACCGAGAGCGCGAAGCCGAAGTCCGTGGCCATCGCCGGATCCGCCACCACCAGCAGGCACACCGCGAAGGCCAGCGCGGGTAGCGCGGAACCGCGGCGTCCCAGCGCCAGGGCGAGGAGTGCCACGGCGGCCATGACGCCGGCGCGCAGCACGCTCGGCTCCGGGCCGACCAGGACGAGGAATCCCGCCAGGCACGCCCCGGCCACCGTGGCCGATAGCCGTGGGCCGAGCCGGAGCAGGCGCAGCAGGAGCAGGACTGCCCCGCAGACGACCGCGAGGTTTCCCCCGCTGACCGCGGTGAGGTGCGCCAACCCGGCGGCGACGAACTCCTGCTCGACGCGTGGGGACAACGCGCTCGTGTCGCCCAGGACCAGGCCCGGGAGGAGTCCTGCAGGTTCGTCCGGGAGGGCTTGGCACAGGTCGTGGAGGCCGGAGCGTAGTTGTGCTGCCGCCTGCTGCCACCACGGAGCCGGGCCGGGCGCGGCGGGTGGGCCGCGGACGGACAGCACGGCGACGGTCAGGTCGTCGCCGCGCGGGGGCATGAGCATGCCGGTTGCGGTGACCTCTTGGCCGGGCAGCAGGGGCGCCCACTGTGTGACTGGGGCCAGCAGCAGGATGCGACCGGATGTGGAGACGGGCTGTCCGTCGACCGATGCCGTGTGTACGTCGGCTGTCAGCACCACCGATCGGGCTCCTGCTTGCTGGTCGGCGTATCCGGCGCTGCGTACGGGTTTCGGACGCTCGGCGATGGTGACTCGCAGCGCCGCCGGGCGACCTTCGGTCGCGGCTGTGCGAAGCTCGTCTCGCTGGGCGTCGCGGATCCGCCAGGAGATGGGGCCGGCGGCCAGGAGGCCCAGGATCAGGAGGGCTGTCGCGGTGTCGCGTGCCCGGGGGTTTCGTCGGGCACGCCATAGGATCAGGACGGCGAGGATTGCCGCGGCGAGGCCGATGGCGAGTGCGGTCCACCAGCCGAGGAGCAGGCCGGGCAAGGAGGCCAGCCAGCATGCTGCTGCGGCTGGGATGAGCCGCATGTCCTGGCGGGTGTCGGGTGCGGGGATGGTGTTCATCCGGCCAGCACCTCGGAGCGGACGGGTTCGCCTGCGCCAGCGGCGCAGACGCGAATGGCCCCCG
Encoded proteins:
- a CDS encoding ComEC/Rec2 family competence protein; amino-acid sequence: MNTIPAPDTRQDMRLIPAAAACWLASLPGLLLGWWTALAIGLAAAILAVLILWRARRNPRARDTATALLILGLLAAGPISWRIRDAQRDELRTAATEGRPAALRVTIAERPKPVRSAGYADQQAGARSVVLTADVHTASVDGQPVSTSGRILLLAPVTQWAPLLPGQEVTATGMLMPPRGDDLTVAVLSVRGPPAAPGPAPWWQQAAAQLRSGLHDLCQALPDEPAGLLPGLVLGDTSALSPRVEQEFVAAGLAHLTAVSGGNLAVVCGAVLLLLRLLRLGPRLSATVAGACLAGFLVLVGPEPSVLRAGVMAAVALLALALGRRGSALPALAFAVCLLVVADPAMATDFGFALSVCATGGLVLLAPRWADALVRRGVPPGFAEGLAIPLAAFLVTAPVLAGMAGSVSLVSVLTNVLAAPVVAPATVLGVLATVTAPWWPGAGKVLVHLADPEARWLITVARHGARAPGAVIAWPGGWLGGLLAAAVLVGLVLAVRHRRVRVLLALLVAGALLVFVPVRVLAPAWPPRNWAMVECDVGQGDAVVLATADPGRAVVVDAGPEPGPVDECLHRLAVDRIPLLVLSHLHADHIGGLASVFDGRTVGAIAVGPGRSPGWAWRQVAAEAARQAVPLVELNPGERLDWPGLALEVLGPRYVPARADGPQDGTTINNSSVVLRAETPAGHVLLTGDVELAAQADLLADIGNLKAEVLKVPHHGSRYSLPSFLAAVAPRVAMVSVGAGNTYGHPSKSTMDTLVALGARVTRTDLDGDTAVITGAAIVRRGEPRGPPRR